The following proteins are co-located in the Silene latifolia isolate original U9 population chromosome 1, ASM4854445v1, whole genome shotgun sequence genome:
- the LOC141653296 gene encoding uncharacterized protein LOC141653296: MVLLRTFTTFSKASGLQMSKGKSNVYFNGVPPEVRADIVQVSGCIEGTLPFKYLGVPIKPSKLTIKDYQPLIDKVLERIRMLGTKKLSYTGRLVLVKAVFKSLHTYWASIFILPKGVIAKIEAICRNFLWCGSSEYFKTPTVAWDKICTGKRQGGLGLKNEVIWNKAAIGKLLWWIHAHPNKLWVQWIHSIYLRGTAWDSYQCPNAASWTWKKVCRLKLEMQPAYSQNEWSSCPGKEYSIAKGYAWLHHSIPDIEWHHQVWNKWIVPKHSIIAWMYHHRGLNTKDKLFRLNIANDNLCCICGNEEETLQHLFFKCQYSKAVMALICDWTGYSLPETRDQDWRGNARLSRLKVGIINSILNAVTYHIWRQRNGSRHELQIQAPAGCLKLIQFEVRAKIQQQCKGTMSRRDRSWLEKLM, from the coding sequence ATGGTGCTACTCAGAACTTTTACCACTTTTTCCAAGGCTTCAGGCTTGCAGATGAGCAAAGGCAAATCAAATGTGTATTTCAATGGGGTGCCACCTGAAGTTAGAGCTGATATTGTCCAGGTCTCAGGCTGCATTGAAGGGACCCTCCCATTCAAATATTTAGGGGTGCCAATCAAACCATCTAAGTTAACTATCAAAGACTATCAGCCTCTAATAGACAAGGTGTTAGAGAGAATCAGAATGTTGGGGACCAAAAAACTATCATATACAGGGAGGTTAGTCCTGGTCAAAGCTGTGTTCAAGTCCTTACACACCTATTGGGCTTCTATTTTCATCTTGCCAAAAGGTGTCATTGCTAAGATTGAAGCCATATGTAGGAACTTCCTGTGGTGTGGAAGCTCTGAATACTTTAAGACCCCTACAGTGGCATGGGATAAAATTTGTACTGGGAAAAGACAGGGAGGTCTGGGACTTAAGAATGAGGTCATATGGAATAAAGCTGCAATTGGTAAGCTACTTTGGTGGATCCATGCTCACCCTAACAAACTTTGGGTTCAATGGATCCATAGCATATACTTGAGAGGGACTGCCTGGGATAGTTATCAGTGTCCTAATGCAGCAAGTTGGACGTGGAAGAAGGTTTGCAGACTGAAACTTGAGATGCAGCCTGCTTACAGTCAGAATGAATGGAGCTCCTGCCCTGGTAAAGAGTATTCCATTGCTAAAGGGTATGCTTGGCTACATCACTCTATTCCTGATATAGAGTGGCATCATCAGGTTTGGAATAAGTGGATTGTCCCTAAACATTCTATTATAGCCTGGATGTACCATCATCGGGGGCTTAACACTAAGGACAAGCTCTTTAGACTCAACATTGCTAATGATAATCTCTGTTGCATCTGTGGGAATGAGGAAGAAACATTGCAGCATCTGTTTTTTAAATGCCAGTACAGTAAGGCAGTGATGGCTTTGATTTGTGATTGGACTGGTTACTCATTGCCTGAAACTAGAGACCAGGATTGGAGGGGGAATGCTAGATTGTCCAGACTGAAAGTTGGAATTATTAATAGCATTCTGAATGCTGTTACTTATCACATTTGGAGGCAACGAAATGGCAGCAGACATGAGTTGCAAATCCAAGCGCCAGCAGGTTGTCTGAAACTGATTCAGTTTGAagttcgagctaaaattcaacagCAATGCAAGGGCACAATGTCAAGGAGAGATCGTAGTTGGCTTGAGAAACTTATGTAA